CCTGAAGAGGACAGCGAGGAAGAGAACGCGCAGGAGAATCTGGCAAAGACAAATGAAGCCAACAGATCAACTGCGGTGGTTCCCTTTGCGATGCAGAAAGCAACAGCCGGGGAGGAGCCTGCAAAAAGCGACCATCAGAGCGTGGAGGATCATTCAGGAGACAGCTCCGCAGAGGAGTCTGCAGGCCGGGAGATCATGAGTGAGGAGACACTAGATCCCAGTGCTCCGCCAGCTCCAGAGTCCCAGCTATCCGGCGAGATATCCGATGCCCCACAGGCCATAAGCGGTGATGAAGCGGAGGCTTGGGTGGAATACGGCAATGTGGTGTTTGCCGCCGTGGTCTATCTGCCGGAGGAGATCGTTGGAGACGCGCTGGAAGGCTTTGAAGGAAAACCTTACTCCAATGCCAACCTCCCAGAGGAGGGCGTAATCGGCATCGGCTATGCGATGGGGCAAGAGGATTTTGAGCATGTTCTCTACGACGTGCTTGACTATCCTTTGGGACCGGTGCTGAATCAGGACCGCACTACAGAGCTCAGCTGTATCGTGGTGACGGAGGACGGCACCTCTGTACCAGCAGAATAGCTAAAAAAGCGGAAGCCATTGGCTTCCGCTTTTTCTTGCTTTTCCTGCCGGTATCTGCTATCATAATACTGACAGGTGCCATCTCCCTGTCCAAGCGCTCCTGGCGGGGCGTTCGTTCGATGAACCGGATGGGTCCATCGTTCTCTAAACAAAAAAATGGAGGCTGTGCGGGCCTTACCCTGCACATTTTTTGACGCCTCCGACAACTTGAAGGAGGTCTTTTTTTATGTCTCATTCCCGATTTTCCACCCACCAGCTGGCATTGGCTGGCATCATTGCCGGTATTTACGCCGGCTTGACTTTGCTACTGCCAATCCCGCAGTATCTGGGGGTACAGTTCCGGATTGCAGAGGCCATGACGGTGCTGCCCTTTCTTTGCCCGGCAGCCATTCCCGGACTGACAATCGGGTGCTTTCTGGCGAATCTCTTAGGCTCTCCCATGGTGATGGACTGGGTGTTCGGCACGGTGGCCACGCTGCTGGCAGCCCTGTGGACATCCCGGCTGAAAAACCGCTATCTGGCGCCTTTGCCGCCAGTCATCTGCAACGCGGTGATCGTAGGAGCAGAAATCGCCTGGTTTTTTCCGGAGGGCATGAGCTTTTGGGCCGCCTACGGCCTGAATGCATTTACGGTAGGAATCGGAGAGCTGGCTGTGTGCTGTTTGCTGGGACTTCCTCTGCTGAAGTGGGCAGAGCGGACACCTGCGCTGCTGAAAAGAGTATGATGAAGAAAGCCGTCAGACTCTTGCTGGTCTGACGGCTTTCGGGCTTTCCAGGAACCCGCTATGTCCCACAAAAGAGAGGGAAAATCGTCACAGAACATTGCGTCCGCAGACGCGATTTGGCGGGGAACCAGCACTTCGGCGGCACTTAGCGCAAGACAGGAGGCGGGGTAAATTGCCGCGAAGCGGGAGAGTGTGGACCGGTGTCCGCTTTTCACGATCAGCTTTTCGGAGCCTGGCCAAGTTCGGAAGAGTGCCTGGACGTGATAGCACCAGGATAGAACTGTTTTGTGCAAGCAAATCATTACCGGGCGGACACACAGTGTCCGCCCGGTAATGATTTACCACGCTTAGTTTGGAGGACCCTCCAAATTCCCTGAAAGAAAGGCCTGTCGGGTAGTCTCTGCGTCAGCGGCAATTTGAGATTTTAGAGCCTCCAGGGAGTCGAAACGGATTTCATCCCGGATATGCCGGAAGAATTCCAGGCGGAGGGTCTCTCCGTATAAGTCACCATCAAAGTCCAGGAGGCAGGCCTCCACGGTCACGTCGGTGCCGTTGTCTACAGTGGGGCGGGTCCCCACATTGGTAACAGCAGGGTAGGCGGAGCCGTCCGGCAAGGTGACTCGGGTCACATAGACGCCGTGGCTGGGTACCAGCACATGGGATGGAATCACGAGGTTGGCGGTTGGGAAAAGGCGGGACGAGCCAATGCCCCGGCCATGGCGGACAGTGCTGGTAAGGGTGTGGGGGTGCCCCAGATAACGGTGCGCCCGCTCCACCTGACCCAACTCCACAAGCCGCCGGATATAGGAGGAGCTGACAGTGATGCCGCCCAGTTCCACCTTGGGAATGATATCGCAGCCCAGGCCCAGCTCCGCACAGGTCTGCATCAACAGCTCCGGTGAGCCCTGGTTTTTATGCCCGAAGTGGTGGTCATGTCCTGCCACTAGATGGATGGCATGGTGCCGCTTCACCAGAATTTCAGTGATGTAATCCCGCCAGGAGGTGGTCATCATCTCCTGGTCAAAGGGGACCATGATGACCTCCTGAATGCCATAGAGCCGCCGCATCAGATCCGCCCGGTCCTGGGGGGAATTGATGAGGGGACAGGGAATCCCTGTGACCACCTCCTTGGGAGGACGGTCAAAGGTGAATACCGCTGAGGCCACGCCACGGCGGGCGGCCTCCTCCACGGTGCGCCGCAGCAGGGCGGCGTGGCCCAGATGGACTCCGTCGAAGAAGCCCAGGGCAATGACTTTTTCCTTTGCGGACATAGTATTACGCTCCAAAAAAGTTCTTGATGGAAGTGAGTGTCCCCTTCTCCGCCCGGGACAGGCAGAGAAAGTCCCGGCTGTGCCCGTAGATCCGGTATGTGCCGTCCGGTGTGCCGGGAAGGGAGATGGGGTTGCCGCAGCGGACCCGTTTCTCCGTCTGTTCCGAAGAAAGCAGCAGAATGGGATAGGCGGTAAACAAACTGTCTGTGGGAAGCAGCAGAGAGTCCCCTTGAGACTGGACGGCCTCCAGAGAGACGGCCTGCTCCAGAGAAAAACCAGCCGCCATCGTGCGGCACAGGGAGAACATGGCTCCGCCGCAGCCCAGGGCCTGTCCCAGGTCATGACATAAGGTGCGGATGTAAGTGCCCTTGGAACAGACACAGCGGAGAAGAAAATCTCTTGCATGGATCTGCTCTAAAAGCTCCAACTCATAAATGGTGACTGGCCGCGGCTTCCGCTCTACCTCCTGTCCCTTCCGGGCCAGTTCATAGAGCTTTTTTCCGCCGATTTTAACGGCGGAATACATGGGAGGCACCTGTAAAATATCTCCCCGGAAGCGGGAGAGGGCCGCCTCCACATCGACCCGGGACACGGCGACGGGGCGCTCTTCCAGCACTTCGCCAGAGGTGTCCTGGGTGTTGGTTACAACACCCAGCCGCATCCCGGCCACATATTCCTTCCGACTGGTTTCCGCGAACTCCACAGCTCGGGTGGCCTGCCCTACAAAGACGGGCAGCACGCCGGTGGCCATGGGGTCCAAGGTCCCGCCGTGTCCCACCCGCTTTTCCCGGAGGATGCCCCGAATCTTGGCGCACACATCCATGCTGGTCCATCCGGCAGGCTTGTTGACGATCAAAATTCCATCAGGCATTCCAGTCCCCCTGTTCTCCGCGGCAAAGCCCAGCGCCGCGGGTTTGCCGCGGAAAAGGAGGAACCGGTCGCAAGGAAAAACAGGGCCGCGCAGCGGCACTGTGTTCCACAAGACCGGATTCCGACGCGGTCCACCCGGCAGGCTTGTTGATGATCAAAATTCCATCAGGCATCGCGGCCCTCAGCTTTCATAGTCCGGCGCATGATGGGAGATGGCTGCAAGAATCCGCCGCTTGGCCTCGTCCCAAGAGGATTCCACGGTGCATCCGGCCGCCGCCGCATGGCCGCCGCCGCCTAGCTCCTGGCAGACCTCGGTTGCGTTGATCCGCGGGCCAGTGCGCAGTGAGAGTTTCCACACGTCCGGCCGCAGCTCCCGCATGGTCACGGCGCAGTCCACCCCCTGGATCTGGGGACCTAGGGCGCTGAGGTCCTCGGCATCGCTCTCCGTGGCGGAAAAGCGTTCCATGAGGGACATGGGGACCGACAAAACCGCCACCCGCTCCCGGTCGTAGAACTCGCAGCCGTTCATCATGGCACCCTCCAGCTGCATGCGCTTTCGGCTCTTCGTGCGGAAAAAGGTCTTGTTGACAGCACGGTAGTCAATACCAGTGCGCATCAATGCCGCCGCCACTGCGTGGGTATGAGGGGTGGTGTTGGCATAGGCAAAACAGCCGGTGTCAGTGGAT
This genomic window from Pusillibacter faecalis contains:
- a CDS encoding QueT transporter family protein, which codes for MSHSRFSTHQLALAGIIAGIYAGLTLLLPIPQYLGVQFRIAEAMTVLPFLCPAAIPGLTIGCFLANLLGSPMVMDWVFGTVATLLAALWTSRLKNRYLAPLPPVICNAVIVGAEIAWFFPEGMSFWAAYGLNAFTVGIGELAVCCLLGLPLLKWAERTPALLKRV
- the truB gene encoding tRNA pseudouridine(55) synthase TruB, encoding MPDGILIVNKPAGWTSMDVCAKIRGILREKRVGHGGTLDPMATGVLPVFVGQATRAVEFAETSRKEYVAGMRLGVVTNTQDTSGEVLEERPVAVSRVDVEAALSRFRGDILQVPPMYSAVKIGGKKLYELARKGQEVERKPRPVTIYELELLEQIHARDFLLRCVCSKGTYIRTLCHDLGQALGCGGAMFSLCRTMAAGFSLEQAVSLEAVQSQGDSLLLPTDSLFTAYPILLLSSEQTEKRVRCGNPISLPGTPDGTYRIYGHSRDFLCLSRAEKGTLTSIKNFFGA
- a CDS encoding DHH family phosphoesterase; amino-acid sequence: MTLTVSKAADLLRSMDHVLILTHVRPDGDTVGCAAALCAGLRALGKAAYLLPNPELTENSAPYFLPYAAPADFAPEYVVSTDIASVGLFPENAKSYLGRVDLAVDHHPSFEHFGKANIVCPEAAACGELLYDILAELGPITPAIALPLYVAVSTDTGCFAYANTTPHTHAVAAALMRTGIDYRAVNKTFFRTKSRKRMQLEGAMMNGCEFYDRERVAVLSVPMSLMERFSATESDAEDLSALGPQIQGVDCAVTMRELRPDVWKLSLRTGPRINATEVCQELGGGGHAAAAGCTVESSWDEAKRRILAAISHHAPDYES
- a CDS encoding anti-sigma factor family protein, with protein sequence MKSCEEYAALLDLYVDGELSPQEMLQVRTHLENCPGCQAYVEDALAIRAAFPEAEDVEVPSGFAESVCAVIQAGTAPRRRRRALWVKTALPMAACCAIVVLLANLPGLGQDREITADTAAVAAQDPAGGVPDVQEEARMETPEEDSEEENAQENLAKTNEANRSTAVVPFAMQKATAGEEPAKSDHQSVEDHSGDSSAEESAGREIMSEETLDPSAPPAPESQLSGEISDAPQAISGDEAEAWVEYGNVVFAAVVYLPEEIVGDALEGFEGKPYSNANLPEEGVIGIGYAMGQEDFEHVLYDVLDYPLGPVLNQDRTTELSCIVVTEDGTSVPAE
- the ribF gene encoding riboflavin biosynthesis protein RibF translates to MSAKEKVIALGFFDGVHLGHAALLRRTVEEAARRGVASAVFTFDRPPKEVVTGIPCPLINSPQDRADLMRRLYGIQEVIMVPFDQEMMTTSWRDYITEILVKRHHAIHLVAGHDHHFGHKNQGSPELLMQTCAELGLGCDIIPKVELGGITVSSSYIRRLVELGQVERAHRYLGHPHTLTSTVRHGRGIGSSRLFPTANLVIPSHVLVPSHGVYVTRVTLPDGSAYPAVTNVGTRPTVDNGTDVTVEACLLDFDGDLYGETLRLEFFRHIRDEIRFDSLEALKSQIAADAETTRQAFLSGNLEGPPN